Proteins co-encoded in one Astyanax mexicanus isolate ESR-SI-001 chromosome 1, AstMex3_surface, whole genome shotgun sequence genomic window:
- the rbm12ba gene encoding RNA binding motif protein 12Ba, with protein sequence MVIVRRLLGLSADAGSEDIRAFFHGLHILEGGVHIIGGKRGEAFIIFTTEEDGQLAMERSGEILKGSSVTLEVSSIADLKHKIELRLKKQRSSGVENKKSDAERKKEKMEKEAEEKKKAEYKRRKLELEKKALDPRPAPEPQPSKSPTDLGTALLLGLVAAIQGLQSNHNNNIIINNSSSSSNNNQESQAQSLPVSSHPLPALPEPYHSKNHTNQRTDHHTYNNNKKKNYNHSYKLQESIPQPVRKVHIEEEKEATAAAPERGKAKTNCNEPGYLRLYGLPNNVTLQDVRTFLQGLSVLDFIPNVFLGRDQCCLIKVATLKQAEEGLKYSHMSYMDSYVEVRTAYERMWSYALELDDEHGPCSTTSSELDHRLSPDRHSSWTPPLKRRSEDRSLSGSPKRQRFDSQPPGQVHCVMVRNLSPKTTKTEIKELFGCVHIPNKKIIHLQNCWGQRTSTAFIMFTHPEDYAAAMNMDGTHYGSKVLDVSSITMEKMRDIMYKERHKKAQRPAYHREQDWSERTCIYARNFPADVRRGEVRDFFCLYQIDEKDVTLLKDEKGNSIGEAVIKFMSEEAAKEACSLHGNIFLGQKIMLTCVSPQQMKTILQEPH encoded by the coding sequence ATGGTGATAGTGCGGCGTTTGCTGGGCCTCAGTGCCGATGCAGGCTCTGAGGACATTCGCGCCTTCTTCCACGGCCTACACATTCTTGAGGGTGGAGTTCACATCATTGGTGGCAAGAGAGGAGaggcttttattatttttaccacAGAGGAAGATGGACAGCTGGCCATGGAGCGCTCTGGGGAGATTCTCAAGGGATCATCGGTAACCCTTGAGGTTAGCAGCATAGCTGACTTGAAACATAAAATTGAGTTACgcttaaaaaagcaaagaagCTCAGGAGTGGAAAACAAGAAGTCTGATgcagagaggaagaaggaaaaaatggagaaagaggcggaggagaagaagaaagcaGAGTATAAAAGAAGAAAGCTGGAGTTGGAAAAGAAGGCATTGGATCCAAGGCCAGCACCAGAACCGCAGCCATCAAAGTCACCAACAGACTTGGGCACAGCTCTACTACTGGGCCTAGTGGCTGCTATTCAAGGATTACAGTCAAACCATAACAACAACATCATTATCAacaacagtagcagcagcagcaacaacaaccaAGAAAGCCAAGCCCAGTCTCTGCCAGTCAGTTCTCACCCATTACCTGCTTTACCTGAGCCATACCATTCTAAAAACCATACAAATCAAAGAACAGACCATCATAcgtacaacaacaataaaaagaaaaactacaaCCACAGCTACAAACTGCAGGAAAGCATTCCACAGCCAGTGAGAAAAGTGCAtattgaagaagaaaaagaagcaacagcagcagcacctGAGAGAGGTAAGGCCAAGACCAACTGCAACGAGCCTGGATATCTTCGTCTTTATGGGCTTCCCAACAACGTGACCCTACAAGATGTCCGCACTTTCCTCCAAGGCCTCTCTGTGCTGGATTTCATACCAAATGTCTTCCTAGGCCGCGACCAGTGCTGCCTAATAAAGGTGGCTACTTTGAAACAAGCTGAAGAGGGCCTAAAGTACAGCCACATGAGCTACATGGACTCCTATGTGGAGGTAAGAACGGCCTATGAAAGGATGTGGAGCTACGCTTTAGAGCTGGATGATGAACATGGCCCCTGTTCCACCACATCCTCAGAACTGGACCACCGCCTCTCTCCAGACAGACATTCGTCCTGGACGCCGCCACTTAAGCGACGTTCAGAAGACAGGTCGCTTTCAGGATCTCCAAAGCGGCAGCGCTTTGACTCTCAGCCCCCTGGACAAGTGCACTGCGTTATGGTAAGGAACCTTTCTCCAAAAACTACCAAAACCGAGATAAAGGAGCTATTTGGCTGTGTTCACATCCCAAACAAGAAGATCATCCATCTGCAAAACTGCTGGGGACAGCGAACGTCCACAGCTTTCATCATGTTTACGCACCCAGAGGATTACGCCGCAGCCATGAACATGGATGGTACACATTATGGCTCAAAAGTGCTAGATGTATCATCCATCACAATGGAAAAAATGAGGGACATAATGtacaaagaaagacataaaaaggcTCAGAGACCAGCGTATCACAGAGAACAAGACTGGTCTGAGCGTACCTGTATCTATGCTCGGAACTTCCCAGCTGATGTTCGGAGAGGGGAGGTGAGAGACTTTTTCTGTCTGTACCAGATTGACGAAAAAGATGTTACACTCCTCAAGGATGAGAAGGGAAACAGTATCGGGGAGGCGGTAATCAAGTTCATGTCTGAAGAGGCTGCCAAAGAAGCTTGCAGTCTGCATGGAAACAtctttttgggacaaaaaattatGCTTACCTGTGTTTCACCACAGCAGATGAAGACTATTCTGCAGGAACCACATTAA